The genomic region ATGCGGATATTTTATAGGTATGAAGATATGGGAGTATACAAGCAATTTCTTTTTTAAATATATTCCTGGATTTACCCCTGAATCTTTTAACTATGTAAAAGATTTATATAACGATAATGCCTTTTTGGCGGTATTTGTCTCAGGTTTCACACCTATTCCGTATAAGGTTTTTACAATTGCTGCAGGCGTTTGTAAAATTAGTTTTACTGTTTTCATTATATCATCAGTGTTAGGAAGAGGGTTAAGATTTTTTATTGTAGGTGGATTGATAAAGTTTTTTGGAGAATCTGTTAAAAATTTCATAAATAAATATTTTAATCTGTTAACAATTTTGTTTACTATTCTTTTAATAGCAGGATTTTTGATACTTAAATTTGCAATTAAGAATTAAGCGGGGCGTAGCGCAGCTTGGCTAGCGCGCCACGTTCGGGACGTGGAGGTCGGTGGTTCGAATCCACTCGCCCCGACTAGTTTTGAATAGCCAAATTTTGAGCAGTAAAAATGTAAGTTTATGGTATATGTAAATGTGTAAAACGATAGCATGCGTTAGGTTATTGGCTGAATGCATACGCTATGGCTTTAATATTGCCAGTGAGTAGCGATTTTTTATTTGCATTTTGTAGAAGCTTTGGATTATAATACAGAAAATAGCAAAAATAAGGAGGTGATACAATGGCAAAGAAAGCAGAAGCAAAGCTTTATTCATTAAGAATAGGCAAAAAGGAAGACAGTGTATTTAAAGGAAAAGGAGCGAGACAAGCTGCTTTAAAGGCTGCTTCCAGAGGATTGAAAGATAGTGATGGTCTGATCAAGCTCAGAGAACATGGGCAGAAGAAGGATGGCAAGTGGAGAGTGCATATATTTAAAGGTTCAGTACAGAAGGTTGCTAAACCCGCTAATGCACCCGCATGGATGCCAAATAAGATTAATAAGCCTACTGTAAAGAAGCTTCGTGTTGAAAAATTGAACACAATATAGTAAATTATTTCTTGCGAAGTAATAAAAAGCCTGCTGTCCAAGTGACAGCAGGCTTTTCTGTTAAGGATAAAAATGAGGTTTTCTATAAAAAGATTACAAAAACTATTTAGGTTTGTTATTAATCTTATTTTCCCAGTTTATTGCCTGATATGTAAAAGGCAGCTTTCATATCAGACTAATACCTATCTTTGTGATGCATGCAAGAAAAGCATAATACCTATTACTGGAAAAGTTTGCAATAAATGTGGTAGGCCTTTTATAAATGGTATTTGTGGGATATGCAGAGAGAAACAGTTTTGTTTCTCAAAAGCGCGCGCTAGTGGAATATATGATGGCTCAGTAAAGGAGTGTATACATTTTTTGAAATATAAGAAAAAGACGTATCTTTTAAACACGTTGTTTGAGGTGTTTTTATTGCCAGATAGTCTTGATTTTTTTAGCTGCGATTTAATTATTCCTGTACCCCTCCATTGGATACGAGAGTATTCCAGAGGATTTAATCAGGCTGAACTAATAGGGAAAAAGATTAGTAAGAGGTTCAATATACCATTATCAAAAACTAGTTTAAAGAGAACGAAGGCAACTCCTTCACAAACAGGCCTTTCTCTGAAAGAACGTACTAAGAATATTAAAGGAGCGTTTTCAGTAGGGAATGAACAAAAGCTAAATGGAAAAAGAATTTTACTTGTTGATGATGTTATGACAACAGGTGCAACTGTTAATGAATGCTCTCGAGTCTTATTGCAGGCTGGAGCAAGAGAAATTCTTGTGTATACTTTAGCAAGAGGACGATAGGGAGTTAAGAGTTAAATCTTGACTTTATATAATGTTTTTTTATAATTGGCTCATTGTTTTGCCCCGTCGTCTAATGGTAGGACGGATGATTCTGGATCATCTAGTCGAGGTTCGAGTCCTTGCGGGGCAGCTCCGGCCCCATCGTCTAGTGGACCAGGACACGTGGTTCTCAGCCATGGAACAGGGGTTCAATTCCCCTTGGGGCTACAAAGGTTACAAAGCGGAAGCGTTGGCTACTACTTCTCTAAAAACTTGCCTATTTTTCTGTATTTTTCGTATCTTTGATTACTAATTTCTTCGGGAGAAAGTTTAGCTAATTCACTTAAACAGGTTTTTAATGTATTCTTAATATTCTCGATTACTTCGGCTGGATTTCTATGCACTCCGCCAACTGGTTCAGGTATTATTGCGTCAATAACTTTAAATTTTTTCAAATCCGATGCTGTTATGCAAAGCGCTTCTGCAGCTTCGGGAGCTTTAGTTCTGTCTTTCCAGAGGATTGCACCGCATGCTTCAGGAGTACACACAAAGTAGACAGCATTCTCCAGCATAAAAACTTTATTTCCTAATCCAATCGCTAACGCTCCTCCACTACCACCTTCTCCAGTAATTATAACGATCGTAGGTACTTGAAGATGGGCCATGTCTTTTAAGTTGTGTGCAATTGCCTCTGCCTGTCCTCTTTCTTCTGCCCCAATGCCCGGATAGGCACCTGGAGTGTCAATAAAAGAAATGATTGGAATGGAAAATTTTTCAGCTGTTTTCATTAACCTTAACATTTTTCTATAACCCTCAGGATGAGGCATTCCGAAGTTTCTGTTAAGGTTTTCTTTTGTATTTCTGCCTTTCTGGTGGCCAATTACCATAACCGTTTTATTTTGAAAGCTAGCCAATCCTCCTATTATTGCCTGGTCATCAGCAAATGATCTATCGCCATGAAGCTCGATAAAGTTTTTCATAAGGGCATTAATATAGTCCAAAGTATATGGTCTGTCAGGATGACGGGCAATCTGCATTCTTTGCCATGCTGTAAGATTCCGATATATTCGTTTTTTACTTTCAAGTGCCTTTTTCTCAAGTACTTTTATCTCGTCTGAAAAATCTATATTTTCTGTAGAAGCAAAGGATTTTAACTCTTCTATCCTTTTCTCCAGCTCTATAATAGGCTTTTCAAATTCAAGACCATTTGTCGTCACTTTTTGTCTCCCTGTGTCTTAATTATAGTTACAGGTGTTTCAACGGGCACAAGGTCAAACAACTCTTCTACGTCCTTATTATACATTCTTATGCAGCCTTCTGTAGATTGTTTTCCGATGCTGGCAGGATCTATTGTCCCGTGTATTCCATATCCTTTCTCAGATATTCCCATCCAACGGGTACCAAGCACATTTTTGGGGCTATCTGCGGGAACTCTAGTGCCTGCAGTGTACCAAGGTGGATTTTTAAGCTTGTTTACTATTTTAAAATTTCCTAGAGGCGTGCCGTCATGAGTTCCAGTAGCTACTGTGTATACTTTTACAGGTTCCCCATTGTTTTTTAAAATAAGCTTATTAGACTTTGTATATATCTCAATATAGAAGCCGGATCCGGAAGTTATTTTTAGCCTCTTGCCAGGTCTTATTGCATCATTTTTCAGCTTATTGCTTTTTTTAATCAAATCAATCGTAGTATTAAATTGTTTAGCAATTGAACCGAGAATATCTCCAGCTTTTACCTCGTAAATTACACTATCTTTTGTAGGAATAGGAGAGAAGATTAGCATTACGTTTATGTCTCCAATCTCTTTGTATGCTGTATTTTTTAATTCATCACTATCAGACTTCAGAGTAACCCTCTCGAGTAGAGAGAGAGCATTTAAGAGTTTCCCTTGCAGTTTATAAACGCGAGCTTTGGCATACAGAGCATTAAAAAAGATGTTACTGTTAGGATGTTCGTTTAATATTCTGTCATATATGGCCTCTGCTTTTTTAAGATCATCTTTTGTCTGTGCCAATTCACCCAGCTCAAGTAGTGTTTCGTCAATATATTCTGAATTTTTGAATTGGTCTATAATCCTGTCGAGAAGAGTCTCAGCATTTTTAAAATTCCCCATTTTTTTGTTGCATATAGCAAGTCTATAAATAAATTCTACCTGTTTTTCTTTGGATGTAAATTTATGCTTTTGACTTTTATTCAACAGATCAGCATAGATAGTCTTTGCTTTTTCAAAATCGCCTTTATTATAAAACATGTCTGCTTTTTTATACTGATTAGAAATGTCTTTTTGAAGGAACAGAAAATATGCCTGCCATCCAACGTAAATAGCAATTATTAGTATCATAGTAACTAATATGAATTTCGTATTCTTTTTTTTCATATCTGTCTCCCTTTCTAGAATTTACTTCTACTAAAGTCCAAGATCATTTCCGACACCGTTCTATGCCTTTTATTTGGATTCGTTTCTATTGCCTTCATCACACAATTTTCAATATTTTTTGGTATGCTGGAATCGTAATAAGAAACTAATCTTGGTTGTATATGTATATCGATGTGAGCTCTCATAATTGCGTTTTTATCATTAGCTTGATAGGGAACTTTGCCGGTTAACATTTCATATATGGTGATTCCATAAGAATATATGTCTGTTCTCTTGTCTGTGTGTCTTTTTCTTATCTGTTCGGGAGACATGTAAGTAGGTGTACCGTCAATAAAGCGGTTACGTGTGAAGATACTTAACCTGTTGTAACGCGCCAGACCAAAATCTATAATTTTTACTTCATTATTTTTTGAAACCAGAATATTTTCAGGCTTTATGTCACAATGGATTATATTATTTTCATGGAGATAATCTAGTCCTTTTCCTATCTGTAAAATGAGATCGTATCTCTGAATTTTTTTAGTTTTTTTATAAAGCAGGAGTTTTTTTAGATCTTCCCCATTAATATATTCCATCACCATATAAGGCATTCCATCTTCTTTTCCAAAATTCATTACCCGAATTATATTTGGGTGATTTAGCTTTTTTAGCATCTTAGTTTCTTGGATGAACCCTTTTATTGCTCTGCGGTTTGTAGCAGATTGCCGGAGAATCTTAATTGCTACTATATCCTTTGTTATAGGATCACTTGCTTTGTATATGCGAGCCATTCCACCTGACTTAATAATATTCTGAATTATATATTTGCCAAACGTTTTTCCTATCATTAACAAATCCACGATTAATTTTAAAATTGATACATCATATCAACCAACATATATAAGTCAATTGAAATCTTAATTCGTTGTATTCGAGATGCCAGTTAGGCTATTCCAGTATTTTCCTAGACTGTTTAACTCAATATCCACGTTTAAATTATCTTTAAGATTATAACTAAAATCAATGTTTTTTCGCATACAAATTCTGCTCAGTAGGTCCAATATAAACTTTATATCGTTCTGAAGTATATTTTGTCCATGAGAAGTGATGTCAGAAGATATTAGATTAAAGGAGAGCTTTATTCTGTCCTGATCAACAACATCAAACTTTATTTTGAGGTTGTTGATTTTATTTAGATCAGGAGACGTTGCCAAAGAAAATCCAAGGTTGCTGGAGTATTTATTCAATAGACGAAGCAATAGATTGTTTTTGTTTTCCAATGTAATATACCCATCAGTTTTATCGTTTAATGTTGCTTGAGTGTTTAGATTGTTAAAGTTTCTTTTTGCATATTCAACAATATTTAGTGTAGAACCAACAATTATATTATCTTCAATAAAAGTATATGCTGATAATTCTCCTCTTTTATTTCTGCCTTTATTGTAAACAATACCTGTCTCGGTTTTTATCCCGTCTGCACCCCCAATGTGTTTGCTTAAAAGCCCAGATAAAATTGTCTTTCGCAACATTTTACTGCTTTTTTTGTCTCCAATTTTAAGAGATACGGCTAGATCTCCTATTTTCATAGAGATATCAGAGGCTTCACTTACTATATGCCCTGTAATAAAATATATGGTTTCCCCTGTGTTGGAAATATATATATTACCCCAGATTTTATCAAAAACAGGAAGAGATATATTCGAAATTTGAAGATCTCTGTTCTGGACGATTCTGCTTTGAACAAAGGATTGTATTATTAAATCAACAGCTGATTTCAATCCCTTATCATCATAATCAATTCGTAAGAAAAATCTCAGGCAATTATCAGGTTCTGTTAACAAACTGGTTTCATTGTGTTTCAGTGCATAAGATATACCAGAATGACATCCAATTAAGATAACGATAATGAGAATGGGCTTTATGATATATTTAAAAAGGTTCATTATTTATCCGGCTCCATCAAGTATTTGTCGTAGTTTTTGTTTCTCTTGTGCGCATTAACTCGACCTGCAACATGTCCTCCCAGTATTGCTCCTAGATACACAGGATAAAATGGAAGCACAAAAAGAT from bacterium harbors:
- a CDS encoding DedA family protein; this translates as MDGIVRRNIIRRLYNWVLSWAHSRYSIPALFTLAFTESSCFPVPPDVLLIALCVSKPKRALLYSLITTIGSVLGGICGYFIGMKIWEYTSNFFFKYIPGFTPESFNYVKDLYNDNAFLAVFVSGFTPIPYKVFTIAAGVCKISFTVFIISSVLGRGLRFFIVGGLIKFFGESVKNFINKYFNLLTILFTILLIAGFLILKFAIKN
- a CDS encoding acetyl-CoA carboxylase carboxyltransferase subunit alpha — translated: MTTNGLEFEKPIIELEKRIEELKSFASTENIDFSDEIKVLEKKALESKKRIYRNLTAWQRMQIARHPDRPYTLDYINALMKNFIELHGDRSFADDQAIIGGLASFQNKTVMVIGHQKGRNTKENLNRNFGMPHPEGYRKMLRLMKTAEKFSIPIISFIDTPGAYPGIGAEERGQAEAIAHNLKDMAHLQVPTIVIITGEGGSGGALAIGLGNKVFMLENAVYFVCTPEACGAILWKDRTKAPEAAEALCITASDLKKFKVIDAIIPEPVGGVHRNPAEVIENIKNTLKTCLSELAKLSPEEISNQRYEKYRKIGKFLEK
- a CDS encoding non-histone chromosomal MC1 family protein codes for the protein MAKKAEAKLYSLRIGKKEDSVFKGKGARQAALKAASRGLKDSDGLIKLREHGQKKDGKWRVHIFKGSVQKVAKPANAPAWMPNKINKPTVKKLRVEKLNTI
- a CDS encoding L,D-transpeptidase family protein; protein product: MKKKNTKFILVTMILIIAIYVGWQAYFLFLQKDISNQYKKADMFYNKGDFEKAKTIYADLLNKSQKHKFTSKEKQVEFIYRLAICNKKMGNFKNAETLLDRIIDQFKNSEYIDETLLELGELAQTKDDLKKAEAIYDRILNEHPNSNIFFNALYAKARVYKLQGKLLNALSLLERVTLKSDSDELKNTAYKEIGDINVMLIFSPIPTKDSVIYEVKAGDILGSIAKQFNTTIDLIKKSNKLKNDAIRPGKRLKITSGSGFYIEIYTKSNKLILKNNGEPVKVYTVATGTHDGTPLGNFKIVNKLKNPPWYTAGTRVPADSPKNVLGTRWMGISEKGYGIHGTIDPASIGKQSTEGCIRMYNKDVEELFDLVPVETPVTIIKTQGDKK
- a CDS encoding ComF family protein — translated: MRFSIKRLQKLFRFVINLIFPVYCLICKRQLSYQTNTYLCDACKKSIIPITGKVCNKCGRPFINGICGICREKQFCFSKARASGIYDGSVKECIHFLKYKKKTYLLNTLFEVFLLPDSLDFFSCDLIIPVPLHWIREYSRGFNQAELIGKKISKRFNIPLSKTSLKRTKATPSQTGLSLKERTKNIKGAFSVGNEQKLNGKRILLVDDVMTTGATVNECSRVLLQAGAREILVYTLARGR
- a CDS encoding serine/threonine protein kinase, translating into MIGKTFGKYIIQNIIKSGGMARIYKASDPITKDIVAIKILRQSATNRRAIKGFIQETKMLKKLNHPNIIRVMNFGKEDGMPYMVMEYINGEDLKKLLLYKKTKKIQRYDLILQIGKGLDYLHENNIIHCDIKPENILVSKNNEVKIIDFGLARYNRLSIFTRNRFIDGTPTYMSPEQIRKRHTDKRTDIYSYGITIYEMLTGKVPYQANDKNAIMRAHIDIHIQPRLVSYYDSSIPKNIENCVMKAIETNPNKRHRTVSEMILDFSRSKF